GGTGCTTTTTACTGATTTACAAGCAAATAACAGTACCATCGCAAAGAGTAAACTCAGAATTTTATTTCTCATTTGGTTAATAGATTCACACTGATTATGCTTTATTGTAATTAAAGGATAAATGTACTGCACTTCCCGTTTTTAAAATACCCGGTTTATAGGGAAGTTTAGTTGTATTTGCTTTTAGACAAGGGATCTGATAAGATTTTATGTATTTACTCTTGTCCGTTTTTCTCCACGGAAGCTATCATTTTTAATGCCGCTCGTGCTAATTCACTTTCTGGAAATTCTTTTAAAGTTCTTTCATAATATGTTTTAGATTGTATGCCATCGCCAATTTGAGAATAGCAAAAACCTATATTAGCTAATGTCATCTCCCGATATGACATATTTGAAGAACTTAATAAGGTCAAAAAACGATAGGTATCAACCCATTCATATTTCTTGAAGAAAACATAGCTTTTTTTAAAATTTTCAATGGCTACTAAAAAATTCTTCTGATTGTTATTCTTTATTCCTTTTCTATGATCCCTAGGAATTAAATTTCTTAGGGAAAAAGAAAGTATTAAATACGTTACAGCCCCATAAATAATGATTCTTTAGGAGCTATTTGCTGCCATAATAAAATTACTCCCCACATAACACCTATATGGGGAATTATTGAAAACCAATTTGTTTGCCTAACAGTGGGTATCTTTGAGCTCATTTACTACTACTCTATTTTAGTTAAACACCTTATTCATTTAGGGCAATTATGAAATTTTCCTTATCTTTTTATTTATGCTAATATAGGTGTCAACAAGCTAAAAATAATATAGCAAAGTATTGTTAATAACACAAAACTCATAAAGATAGGCGGCAATACTATTTGCTTTTTAAAGCTATTGTCAAGGCAAGCGCTATTTGGATTTTTAGGATTATAATATACTTGTACCAATTCGCCCTTCACCTCTTC
This genomic stretch from Cellulophaga algicola DSM 14237 harbors:
- a CDS encoding tol-pal system YbgF family protein; protein product: MTLANIGFCYSQIGDGIQSKTYYERTLKEFPESELARAALKMIASVEKNGQE